Proteins encoded by one window of Clostridium bornimense:
- a CDS encoding ABC transporter ATP-binding protein encodes MLSIKGLEKTYGDFKALNGLDLTINKGEIFGFIGPNGAGKSTTMKIVSGLLTPDSGEVYVDGIDAIKRNKELKEKIGYMPDFFGVYDNLKAIEYLEFYGSIYGLSYSEGKKIGMDLLELVNLKDKSESYVDGLSRGMKQRLCLARCLMHNPKLLILDEPASGMDPRARFEMKNILKNLREMDKTIIVSSHILSELGEICTNIGIIERGKMVCQGTVEEIMEEAKGNNPLFITVIDGVEEAIKVLKEIPTIGKVTFDKNKITASLSGDEAEAAEVLRTLINRNIKVTSFNKSEGNLEDLFIKLTENIES; translated from the coding sequence ATGCTGTCTATTAAAGGATTGGAAAAGACATATGGAGATTTTAAAGCATTAAATGGTTTAGACCTTACGATAAATAAAGGTGAGATATTTGGCTTTATTGGCCCTAATGGTGCAGGGAAAAGTACTACAATGAAGATAGTATCAGGATTATTAACTCCTGATAGTGGTGAAGTTTATGTAGATGGTATAGATGCTATAAAAAGAAATAAGGAACTAAAAGAGAAAATTGGATATATGCCAGATTTCTTTGGAGTTTATGATAATTTAAAAGCTATAGAGTATTTAGAGTTTTATGGATCTATCTATGGTTTAAGTTATAGTGAAGGAAAAAAAATTGGGATGGATTTGCTAGAATTGGTAAATCTTAAGGATAAATCAGAATCTTATGTTGATGGATTATCTAGAGGTATGAAACAAAGACTTTGTTTAGCTAGATGCCTTATGCATAATCCAAAGTTACTTATACTTGATGAACCTGCTTCTGGAATGGATCCTCGAGCTAGATTTGAGATGAAGAATATATTAAAGAATTTAAGAGAAATGGACAAAACTATAATAGTAAGTTCTCATATATTATCAGAGCTTGGTGAGATATGTACTAATATAGGTATTATAGAAAGAGGTAAAATGGTATGCCAAGGTACTGTAGAAGAGATTATGGAAGAAGCAAAAGGAAATAATCCTTTGTTTATTACAGTAATAGATGGAGTAGAAGAAGCTATAAAGGTATTAAAAGAGATTCCTACTATAGGTAAAGTTACTTTTGATAAAAATAAAATTACTGCTAGTTTAAGTGGTGATGAAGCTGAAGCAGCCGAAGTTCTTAGAACCTTGATTAATAGAAATATAAAAGTTACTTCGTTTAATAAGTCTGAAGGAAATCTTGAAGATTTATTTATAAAGTTAACTGAGAATATTGAAAGTTAG
- a CDS encoding ABC transporter permease — MRINPVLKNEGRLATRNIRFSMMILVFIALLSLGGVILFKINIGDAIARGIDLSGNIFIYISIAFIEAILLLFIVPALTSTAICSEREKQTLDILLSTSMSPLSIVVGKLISSVSKVVIMIIATMPVYAITFFIGGVNVGNIVSLSLFFIVTTFFVGAIGLFISTVIKTSKAATAITYGVTLFIFIAILIIAAIWMVISAKNNVSTGVSDVNLPIFCYLSPIIGFISMLIDQLGGTQFGVIGNIDFIPYSDYAVLISIAVQLVITGILVLLSAYKLNPLNRKKIIKK, encoded by the coding sequence ATGAGAATAAATCCAGTGTTAAAAAATGAGGGAAGACTTGCTACTAGAAATATTAGATTTTCTATGATGATATTAGTTTTTATAGCTTTGCTATCATTAGGAGGTGTAATTTTATTTAAGATAAATATTGGTGATGCTATTGCAAGAGGAATAGATTTATCAGGAAACATATTTATATACATAAGTATAGCCTTTATTGAAGCAATTTTATTACTTTTTATTGTTCCAGCGCTAACATCAACAGCTATATGTTCGGAGAGAGAAAAGCAAACTTTAGATATATTGTTATCTACTAGTATGAGTCCGTTATCTATAGTTGTTGGAAAACTTATATCATCTGTAAGTAAAGTTGTAATAATGATAATTGCCACTATGCCTGTATATGCAATAACGTTTTTTATTGGTGGGGTTAATGTAGGAAATATCGTTTCTTTAAGTTTATTTTTTATAGTTACTACTTTCTTTGTAGGTGCTATTGGGTTATTTATTTCAACAGTTATTAAAACATCAAAGGCAGCTACAGCGATAACCTATGGGGTTACGTTATTTATATTTATTGCTATTTTAATAATAGCAGCAATATGGATGGTTATATCAGCTAAGAATAATGTTTCTACTGGGGTAAGTGATGTTAATCTACCTATATTTTGTTACTTAAGTCCTATTATTGGTTTTATATCAATGTTAATAGATCAATTAGGAGGAACACAATTTGGAGTGATTGGGAATATAGATTTTATTCCGTATAGTGATTATGCAGTATTGATTTCTATAGCAGTTCAATTAGTAATAACAGGTATACTAGTATTGCTATCAGCATATAAGTTAAATCCATTAAATAGAAAGAAGATAATTAAAAAATAA
- a CDS encoding coiled-coil domain-containing protein has product MKALEKEIDKFIKKASIKIGVNFFIRNLVISVNIALGISILIIGLSLFLPMPFRVELAYGSIIVLVMLSIGYSFIRRYRRKQVALIVDSKGLKERVTTYLELRDREDDFAKAQREDTLVAVREFNTKDKLPIKFPKKEAMLAVVLIVVCILMSFITTSATEKGNKIRELNKIKKDMIEEINKEENKIDQLKNLTEEEKKELKDVLDKAKDQIKESDKKEELDKANERLEKKLETLKDNLKSEEGKKDIDKIKDNLLKEAKENMKKEAQKDENEVKNNLMKTEEGKKLLDALETGDKEKISEAVSNLNKSLDSLSDVEKSKLSNSFSEAASAVNSDELKEALNSASDGVMDGEINENDLSGALASMKSKSSGSNKSESGNGNGSGSGDGEGDGSGNGSGNGSGNGSGNGSGNGAGWNTGSKNGNEKVDTTKSSEEIYIPGREVGSDSNLSGGKNEDGNTQNITTENGINTSGSKDSYTKYVEDYSDEALNNLDSSTMPDSLKGVIKDYFEGLR; this is encoded by the coding sequence GTGAAGGCTTTAGAAAAAGAAATAGATAAATTTATAAAAAAAGCCTCAATAAAGATAGGGGTAAATTTTTTCATAAGAAATTTAGTAATTAGTGTAAATATTGCTTTAGGTATTTCTATTTTGATAATAGGTTTATCACTATTTTTGCCTATGCCTTTTAGGGTTGAGTTAGCTTATGGAAGTATCATTGTTTTAGTGATGCTTTCCATAGGCTATTCTTTTATAAGAAGGTATAGAAGGAAGCAGGTAGCACTAATAGTTGATTCTAAGGGGTTAAAGGAGAGGGTAACTACATATTTAGAGTTAAGAGATAGGGAAGATGATTTTGCAAAAGCACAAAGAGAAGATACGTTAGTTGCAGTAAGAGAATTTAATACAAAGGATAAACTTCCGATAAAGTTCCCTAAAAAAGAAGCGATGTTAGCTGTAGTACTTATAGTAGTATGTATTTTGATGTCTTTTATAACTACTTCAGCTACTGAAAAAGGTAATAAGATTAGAGAGTTAAATAAAATAAAGAAAGATATGATAGAGGAAATTAATAAAGAGGAAAATAAGATTGATCAGTTAAAGAATCTTACTGAGGAAGAAAAGAAAGAACTAAAGGATGTGTTAGATAAGGCAAAGGATCAAATAAAAGAAAGTGATAAGAAAGAAGAATTAGATAAAGCTAATGAAAGATTAGAAAAAAAGTTAGAAACTTTAAAGGATAATCTTAAATCAGAAGAAGGAAAAAAAGATATAGATAAAATAAAAGATAACTTATTAAAAGAAGCTAAAGAGAATATGAAAAAGGAAGCTCAAAAAGATGAGAATGAAGTAAAGAATAATTTAATGAAGACAGAAGAAGGTAAGAAATTATTAGATGCTTTAGAAACTGGGGACAAAGAAAAAATATCAGAAGCTGTGAGTAATTTAAATAAATCACTAGATAGCCTTAGTGATGTTGAAAAAAGTAAGTTAAGTAATAGTTTTTCAGAAGCAGCATCAGCAGTAAATAGTGATGAACTTAAGGAAGCATTAAATAGTGCATCCGATGGAGTTATGGATGGAGAGATAAATGAGAATGATCTATCAGGAGCACTTGCATCAATGAAATCAAAAAGTAGTGGTAGTAATAAATCAGAAAGTGGTAATGGCAATGGTTCTGGATCTGGTGATGGAGAAGGTGATGGATCAGGAAATGGTTCTGGTAATGGATCAGGAAATGGCAGTGGAAATGGATCAGGAAATGGAGCAGGTTGGAATACTGGAAGTAAAAATGGAAATGAAAAAGTTGATACTACAAAGTCTTCAGAGGAAATTTATATACCAGGTAGAGAAGTAGGCAGTGATAGTAACTTATCAGGGGGAAAAAATGAAGATGGAAATACACAAAATATCACTACTGAAAATGGAATCAATACTAGTGGTAGTAAGGACAGTTACACTAAATATGTTGAAGATTATAGTGACGAAGCATTAAATAATTTAGATAGTTCAACGATGCCAGATAGTTTGAAAGGCGTAATCAAGGATTATTTTGAGGGACTAAGATAA
- a CDS encoding AAA family ATPase — protein sequence MKINEDMIKEIADRLQQCEEEIGKGIIGQREIVRQVLIAIFSGGNVLLEGMPGLGKTQLVKTIARVLNLDFSRIQFTPDLMPADVVGTNVVSKENDRTEFKFEKGPVFTNLLLADEINRATPKTQSALLEAMGEKSVTVGKTTYTLPKPFMVLATQNPVEQEGTYPLPEAQLDRFQFKVKVEFPTLDELKEIMDLTLSNEEVEIRPIIDGEEIIKLREIIREVPMADAVKEYALKVILATHPELPEGHEMAKKYIEVGASPRAAQGLFGGAKVRAIMEGRYNVSFEDIQVMAYPILRHRIAINFDGITDGVTEEDLIKKILDDLKVV from the coding sequence ATGAAGATAAATGAGGATATGATAAAGGAGATTGCAGATAGGTTGCAACAGTGTGAGGAGGAGATTGGGAAAGGTATAATTGGTCAAAGGGAAATAGTGAGACAAGTTCTAATTGCTATATTTTCAGGTGGGAATGTTTTATTAGAGGGTATGCCGGGGCTTGGGAAAACTCAATTAGTAAAAACAATAGCAAGGGTATTAAATTTAGATTTCTCAAGGATTCAATTTACACCAGATCTTATGCCTGCTGATGTTGTTGGAACTAATGTTGTTTCTAAGGAAAATGATAGAACAGAGTTTAAGTTTGAAAAAGGACCAGTGTTTACAAATCTTTTATTGGCTGATGAAATAAATAGAGCAACGCCAAAGACACAGTCAGCTTTATTAGAAGCTATGGGTGAAAAATCTGTAACAGTAGGTAAGACAACATATACTTTACCAAAGCCGTTTATGGTGCTGGCAACACAAAATCCAGTGGAGCAAGAGGGAACATATCCATTACCAGAGGCTCAACTTGATAGATTTCAATTTAAGGTTAAGGTTGAATTTCCTACATTAGATGAATTAAAAGAAATTATGGACTTAACTCTTTCAAATGAAGAGGTAGAAATAAGGCCTATTATAGATGGAGAAGAAATAATAAAACTTCGAGAGATAATAAGAGAAGTTCCTATGGCTGATGCTGTAAAAGAATATGCTTTAAAGGTTATTTTAGCTACACATCCAGAACTTCCAGAAGGACATGAAATGGCAAAAAAATATATCGAAGTAGGGGCAAGTCCTAGAGCAGCACAAGGTTTATTTGGTGGTGCAAAGGTAAGAGCAATTATGGAAGGTAGATATAATGTATCCTTTGAAGATATTCAAGTTATGGCATATCCAATATTAAGACATAGAATTGCTATAAATTTTGATGGTATAACTGATGGAGTAACTGAAGAAGATTTGATAAAGAAAATTTTAGATGATTTAAAGGTTGTGTAA
- a CDS encoding DUF58 domain-containing protein, with translation MKENIFDKDFFTKLNKINMALNFRLSNGTQGGRKSKAKGVSVEFSDFREYAPGDDFRRIDWNAYGRLDKLFVKVFMEEREGVFNFFLDKSKSMDQGDDNKGEMALKIMAALGYITINNLDRIIVSGLEDGNIIDLGSGTGKRTFQKLLRDLNNIEFNGATNLGESIRKRKITGRGVSIVVSDFLNNGGLENLEEGLKYLAFKKQQIILVQVLSKEDMEPTIDEEVTLIDSETREEVKMTLNYKVIEEYKKALKTYNNNLKNMAKKYGAKIVFVRSDEALEKVILDKFTRNNIVV, from the coding sequence ATGAAAGAAAATATTTTTGATAAAGACTTTTTTACAAAGTTAAATAAGATAAATATGGCTTTAAATTTTAGATTATCTAATGGAACTCAAGGTGGAAGAAAGTCTAAAGCTAAAGGTGTTTCAGTAGAATTTTCTGATTTTAGAGAATATGCTCCCGGTGATGATTTTAGAAGAATAGATTGGAATGCTTACGGAAGATTAGATAAATTATTTGTTAAAGTTTTTATGGAAGAGAGAGAAGGCGTTTTTAATTTTTTCCTAGATAAAAGTAAGTCTATGGATCAAGGTGATGATAATAAAGGAGAAATGGCTTTAAAGATTATGGCAGCTTTAGGATATATAACAATAAATAATTTAGATAGAATTATTGTAAGTGGATTAGAAGATGGCAATATTATAGATCTAGGAAGTGGAACAGGAAAAAGAACATTTCAAAAACTTTTAAGAGATTTAAATAATATTGAATTTAATGGAGCTACTAATTTAGGTGAAAGTATACGAAAAAGAAAAATTACTGGTAGAGGGGTATCTATTGTAGTATCGGATTTTTTAAATAATGGTGGCTTAGAAAATTTAGAAGAGGGATTAAAATATTTAGCTTTTAAGAAACAACAAATAATTTTGGTACAAGTATTGAGTAAGGAAGATATGGAGCCTACTATAGATGAAGAAGTTACTTTAATAGATAGTGAAACAAGAGAAGAAGTAAAGATGACTTTAAACTATAAGGTTATAGAAGAATATAAAAAAGCACTAAAAACTTATAATAACAATCTTAAAAATATGGCTAAGAAATATGGAGCTAAGATTGTATTTGTAAGATCTGATGAAGCTTTAGAAAAAGTTATTTTAGATAAATTTACAAGAAATAATATAGTTGTTTAA
- a CDS encoding vWA domain-containing protein — protein MTIGTLWPLILLILVPLVIALYILKRKYKEKEVSSLLLWQEVYKNTHASTPWEKLRKNIMLPLQLIIILLIILALMKMHLNIGGSTYKNVIVVMDTTGSMAINSKGKSRLENGKELIKEYISSSSDDTRAYIISYDGNENLLLNDSSDKSTIYNTIDNIRQSYSTGDVSSAMSFVKAIKNGIGEESEVIVVTDKEVSFGEVKGKVIAVGNEGENASIDNIAHKYSDGNLKVIATVTNRGANDYSGDFTLYNDDNMVEVKNVELGSGEKIVLNFNLENYNGTLLKGELSKKDDLIEDNVFYDVVRDTENKKILLVTEENIFLEKSFSALQNIELFKTNDFSNISDDDKYDLYIFDNVTPDKLPTTGNILFVNPKSNEFFNVIEGGEVKEAKVVEEQVSKYINDLQFTLAEFNGIEVPYYGKVFLEVEDTAVGFYGEKDNRGIAALSFDIHNSDVALKKQFPILIYELGEKLISNGLSNKSNYNSGEEIEVKASNLSKEVKVAYPGEKSKTLALNEKINSKYNLGIYNIEEVLESDSRNEMISVNFPSEEESNANLEYLGEVGESDSIDGLKKGINLDFILIILALGVISTEWILYLKGN, from the coding sequence ATGACCATTGGTACATTATGGCCACTAATTTTATTGATATTAGTGCCACTAGTAATAGCTCTTTATATATTAAAGAGAAAGTATAAGGAAAAAGAAGTTTCTTCATTGCTTTTATGGCAAGAAGTTTATAAAAATACCCATGCCAGTACGCCATGGGAAAAACTAAGAAAAAATATTATGCTGCCATTGCAACTTATAATAATTTTACTCATTATCTTAGCTCTTATGAAGATGCACTTAAATATTGGTGGAAGTACATATAAAAATGTTATTGTAGTAATGGATACTACAGGTAGTATGGCTATAAATTCTAAAGGTAAATCAAGGCTTGAAAATGGCAAAGAACTTATTAAAGAGTATATTTCTTCTAGTAGTGATGATACAAGAGCTTATATTATTTCTTATGATGGTAATGAGAATTTATTATTAAATGATAGTAGTGATAAAAGTACAATTTATAATACTATAGATAATATAAGACAAAGTTATAGCACTGGGGATGTTTCTTCAGCTATGTCTTTTGTGAAAGCAATTAAAAATGGTATTGGTGAAGAAAGTGAAGTTATAGTTGTCACTGATAAAGAAGTATCATTTGGAGAGGTAAAAGGTAAGGTTATAGCTGTTGGAAATGAAGGAGAAAATGCTTCTATTGATAATATAGCTCATAAATATAGTGATGGAAATCTTAAAGTAATTGCAACTGTTACCAATAGGGGAGCTAATGATTATAGTGGCGATTTTACTTTATATAATGATGATAATATGGTAGAAGTTAAGAATGTAGAGTTAGGTTCTGGTGAAAAAATAGTTCTTAATTTCAACCTAGAAAATTACAATGGAACACTATTAAAAGGTGAATTATCTAAAAAGGATGATTTGATAGAAGACAATGTATTTTATGATGTAGTAAGAGATACTGAAAATAAAAAGATATTATTAGTTACTGAAGAAAATATATTTTTAGAAAAAAGTTTTTCCGCACTACAGAATATAGAGTTATTTAAAACTAATGATTTTAGCAATATAAGTGATGATGATAAATATGATCTATATATTTTTGATAATGTAACACCAGATAAATTACCTACTACAGGCAATATACTATTTGTTAATCCTAAGTCTAATGAGTTTTTTAATGTAATAGAAGGTGGAGAAGTTAAGGAAGCAAAAGTTGTTGAAGAACAGGTTTCTAAATATATTAATGATCTCCAGTTTACACTAGCAGAGTTTAATGGTATAGAAGTGCCTTACTATGGTAAAGTATTTTTAGAAGTAGAGGATACGGCGGTAGGCTTTTATGGAGAAAAGGACAATAGAGGGATTGCAGCTTTATCTTTTGATATTCATAATTCAGATGTAGCACTTAAAAAACAATTTCCTATATTAATTTATGAGTTAGGTGAAAAGTTAATAAGTAACGGATTATCTAATAAATCCAATTATAATAGTGGCGAAGAAATAGAAGTTAAGGCAAGCAATTTATCTAAGGAAGTAAAGGTTGCGTATCCAGGAGAAAAGTCTAAGACTTTAGCATTAAATGAAAAGATAAATTCTAAATATAACCTTGGTATTTATAATATAGAAGAAGTATTAGAAAGTGATAGTAGAAATGAAATGATATCTGTAAATTTCCCTTCAGAGGAAGAGAGTAATGCTAATTTGGAATATTTAGGTGAAGTAGGAGAAAGTGATAGTATTGATGGATTAAAAAAAGGGATTAATCTAGATTTTATTTTGATTATTTTAGCTTTAGGTGTAATATCAACAGAATGGATATTATATTTAAAAGGAAATTAG
- a CDS encoding VWA domain-containing protein, with amino-acid sequence MKFEIMMTWALVLIPIVIAFIYFSLRKYKGVRNRDYFIIVSRVLVMVLLILALSDITISLKGKNTVTIFLLDTSESMSSFKEEGVKFINKSLQEMPKNNKAGVVVFGGNSEVDKVIDNDKKYLEVNNTPIKTATNIENAISSAVSLFPSGVSKRIVLISDGEENQGEVIKDTSLIKEQDIDFRTYKVSNEKGNEVYVDNVKVPDNIPIGEEFSVVITLESNVKISANLVLFSGRDKKAEQRVEVQKGKNTFVFKDVQTSGGFKGYRVLIEPDEDTSTVNNEYTCFTNVTAPAKILLIEGKFGDGAGAINVLKAANSDMKVITSSAAPRDLNELLEYKTIVLCNVHSDDLNSGFMNNIESYVKDYGGGVVTFGGEDSYALGGYKDTALEKILPVDMDKKGKNEIPQISLSLIIDKSGSMSSGDGSTSKLTLAIESALKAVDNLRNTDEISVIAFDDGFSYVVEPQKVQDKDKIKEKISGITVGGGTSIYPPLKDAIEKQIESSAKIKHTILLTDGEDGFPESGYDDVISKINENNITLSTVSVGTDANSTLLENLAKKGNGRSYHTDIFTDIPRIFAKEILISTGEYIINEEFTPKIVSSHEITRGLVDQGLPSVLGYIGTSKKDKAIEILRTKEDEPLLAVYQYGLGKTVSWTSDINGQWSKNYLSWNNGAQFIKNMIYWTIPEYGDGGNVNVTVSGDEAVIDFYSDDVKKGSKLDGHYNSEEGEEGKFELSEVEPGRYQGKVKVNNLGFYNFNIREENEGKIVNSYNGAFAMQYSEEFKFNNNSGNIDILVSEVNGKFINKASEVFNGKEKIAYKKIQLKNICLVIAILLFFFDIVYRRLNLDYRKLLAKIPIKRVKTFYEKRKDKKVVVVEKKVDKKINIEIEKKKKVKTKNINKKASNEKEVLDTSALLKKKEKRE; translated from the coding sequence ATGAAGTTTGAGATAATGATGACATGGGCTCTTGTATTGATACCTATTGTTATAGCCTTCATATATTTCTCTCTTAGAAAATATAAAGGAGTAAGGAATAGAGATTATTTTATTATAGTATCAAGAGTATTAGTAATGGTGCTTTTAATACTAGCTTTATCAGATATAACTATTAGCTTAAAAGGGAAAAATACTGTAACAATATTTTTATTGGATACCTCTGAAAGTATGTCTTCCTTCAAAGAAGAAGGAGTAAAATTTATAAATAAGTCATTGCAAGAAATGCCAAAGAATAATAAAGCAGGAGTTGTAGTTTTTGGTGGTAATAGTGAAGTGGACAAGGTTATTGATAATGATAAAAAATATCTAGAAGTTAACAATACACCAATAAAAACAGCTACAAATATAGAAAATGCAATAAGTAGTGCAGTAAGTTTATTTCCAAGTGGTGTGTCAAAAAGAATAGTACTTATTAGTGATGGTGAAGAAAATCAGGGAGAGGTTATAAAGGATACATCATTAATAAAGGAGCAGGATATAGATTTTAGAACATATAAAGTTTCAAATGAAAAAGGAAATGAGGTTTATGTAGATAATGTAAAGGTACCTGATAATATTCCTATAGGAGAAGAATTTTCAGTAGTAATTACTTTAGAATCAAATGTAAAAATTTCCGCAAATTTAGTTTTATTTTCAGGAAGAGATAAAAAAGCTGAGCAAAGGGTTGAAGTTCAAAAAGGAAAAAATACTTTTGTATTTAAGGATGTACAAACATCTGGTGGATTTAAGGGATATAGAGTATTGATAGAACCTGATGAGGATACTTCAACTGTCAATAATGAATATACTTGTTTTACAAATGTAACGGCACCAGCAAAAATATTATTGATAGAAGGAAAATTTGGTGATGGAGCTGGAGCTATTAATGTGTTAAAGGCAGCTAATAGTGACATGAAGGTAATAACTTCATCAGCAGCACCACGAGATTTAAATGAATTATTAGAATATAAAACTATAGTATTATGTAATGTACATAGTGATGATTTAAATAGTGGCTTTATGAACAATATTGAAAGCTATGTTAAAGATTATGGTGGTGGTGTAGTAACATTTGGAGGTGAGGATTCTTATGCTTTAGGTGGGTATAAGGATACTGCGTTGGAAAAGATTTTGCCTGTAGATATGGACAAAAAGGGCAAAAATGAGATACCTCAGATTAGCTTAAGTCTGATTATAGACAAATCAGGAAGTATGAGTAGTGGAGATGGATCAACTAGTAAGCTTACTCTAGCGATAGAATCAGCGCTAAAGGCTGTGGATAATTTGCGTAATACCGATGAAATATCTGTTATTGCTTTTGATGATGGATTTAGTTATGTTGTTGAGCCACAAAAAGTTCAAGATAAGGATAAGATAAAGGAAAAGATATCAGGAATTACTGTGGGGGGAGGGACTTCTATATATCCTCCATTAAAAGATGCAATAGAAAAGCAAATTGAATCTTCGGCCAAAATAAAGCACACAATATTACTAACAGATGGAGAAGATGGTTTTCCGGAGAGTGGCTATGATGATGTAATATCTAAGATAAATGAAAATAATATAACGTTATCTACAGTTTCAGTTGGAACAGATGCTAATAGCACTCTTCTTGAGAATTTAGCTAAGAAGGGTAATGGTAGAAGCTATCATACAGATATTTTTACAGATATTCCAAGAATATTTGCTAAGGAAATTTTAATAAGTACTGGTGAGTATATAATTAATGAAGAGTTTACACCTAAGATAGTTAGTAGCCATGAAATAACAAGAGGATTGGTTGATCAGGGGTTGCCATCAGTATTAGGATATATAGGAACATCTAAAAAAGATAAAGCTATTGAAATATTAAGAACTAAAGAAGATGAACCACTTTTAGCAGTATATCAATATGGACTTGGTAAAACTGTAAGCTGGACTTCTGATATTAATGGTCAGTGGAGCAAAAATTACTTATCATGGAATAATGGAGCACAATTTATAAAAAATATGATATATTGGACAATTCCAGAGTACGGTGATGGTGGTAATGTTAATGTAACAGTAAGCGGCGATGAAGCAGTAATTGATTTCTATAGTGATGATGTAAAAAAAGGTAGTAAATTAGATGGACATTATAACTCAGAAGAAGGAGAAGAAGGTAAGTTTGAATTATCTGAAGTTGAACCGGGAAGGTATCAAGGAAAAGTAAAAGTTAATAATCTTGGCTTCTATAATTTTAATATAAGAGAAGAAAATGAGGGTAAGATAGTTAATAGTTATAATGGTGCTTTTGCTATGCAGTATTCTGAGGAGTTTAAGTTTAACAATAATAGTGGAAATATTGATATATTAGTAAGTGAAGTTAATGGTAAATTTATAAATAAGGCTTCAGAGGTTTTTAATGGTAAAGAAAAAATAGCATATAAAAAAATACAGCTTAAAAATATTTGTTTAGTAATAGCTATATTATTATTTTTCTTTGATATTGTTTATAGGAGATTAAATTTAGATTATAGAAAATTATTAGCAAAAATTCCGATAAAAAGAGTAAAGACTTTTTATGAAAAAAGAAAAGATAAAAAAGTTGTAGTAGTGGAAAAGAAAGTTGATAAGAAAATAAATATAGAAATAGAAAAAAAGAAAAAGGTTAAAACTAAAAATATAAATAAAAAAGCTAGTAATGAAAAAGAAGTTTTAGATACATCAGCATTGCTGAAGAAGAAGGAAAAAAGAGAATAA
- a CDS encoding response regulator transcription factor — protein MGCSMYNILIAEDDKSISEAIEIYLKNQGYNVFKAGDGIEALERILLTEIHLAIVDIMMPKMNGTELIVKIREKYDFPVIILSAKSEELDKIMGLNIGADDYVTKPFQPMELMARINSQLRRYFRYSLTKKIGLNEKIFTVGGLELNDDKKTVNVDGEVIKMTPSEFKILRLLIKNPGRVYSTDEIYERIWNEKAVNTDTIMVHIRNIREKIEIDPKKPRYLKVVWGVGYKIEG, from the coding sequence ATGGGATGCAGTATGTACAATATCTTAATTGCGGAGGATGATAAATCAATATCAGAGGCAATAGAAATATATTTAAAAAATCAAGGGTATAATGTGTTTAAAGCTGGAGATGGAATAGAAGCTTTAGAAAGAATTTTATTAACAGAGATTCACTTGGCAATTGTGGACATAATGATGCCTAAGATGAATGGAACAGAATTAATTGTTAAGATTAGAGAAAAGTACGATTTTCCAGTGATAATACTTTCTGCTAAATCAGAAGAGTTAGATAAAATTATGGGGTTAAATATAGGGGCTGATGATTATGTTACAAAACCATTTCAACCAATGGAGTTAATGGCTAGGATAAATTCACAACTTAGGAGATATTTTAGATATTCACTAACAAAGAAAATAGGTTTAAACGAAAAAATATTTACTGTTGGAGGTCTAGAACTTAATGATGATAAAAAGACAGTAAATGTTGATGGAGAAGTGATAAAGATGACACCTAGTGAATTTAAAATTCTTAGATTATTAATAAAAAATCCTGGAAGAGTATATTCAACAGATGAAATTTACGAAAGAATCTGGAATGAGAAGGCAGTCAATACAGATACAATAATGGTTCATATAAGAAATATAAGGGAAAAGATAGAGATAGATCCCAAAAAACCAAGGTACTTAAAAGTAGTATGGGGGGTAGGGTATAAAATTGAAGGTTGA